The proteins below come from a single Rosa rugosa chromosome 2, drRosRugo1.1, whole genome shotgun sequence genomic window:
- the LOC133729261 gene encoding uncharacterized protein LOC133729261: protein MSQPKPIMAYRSNRGEQEWRVGSVDKNQMDVLIHIRGSPSQLQELFQGSPGGYYGTTRSIGGNNCSLCEPDYSRSSGVQLRELESESKDPKIRKAHQTQSCGGCCIIFSPLVKLLDCLSLVLNCCF from the exons ATGAGCCAGCCAAAACCGATAATGGCTTAT AGATCGAACCGAGGCGAGCAGGAGTGGAGGGTCGGGAGTGTCGATAAAAACCAGATGGATGTGTTGATCCATATCCGGGGATCTCCTTCCCAGCTTCAGGAATTGTTTCAAGGTTCACCAG GGGGTTATTATGGAACAACAAGATCAATTGGAGGAAACAATTGTTCGTTGTGTGAACCTGACTATTCTAGAAGCTCGG GAGTGCAATTGAGAGAACTAGAAAGCGAATCAAAGGATCCAAAGATCAGAAAAGCACACCAAACGCAATCTTGTGGTGGCTGTTGCATAATCTTCTCTCCGTTGGTAAAGCTACTGGATTGCTTATCCTTGGTGTTAAATTGTTGCTTTTGA
- the LOC133733873 gene encoding uncharacterized protein LOC133733873 isoform X1, which produces MSQPKPIMAYQRSNRGEQEWRVGSIDRNQMDMLIQIRGSPGQLRELFQGSPGGHYGTTRSIRGNDRSICEPDYSSNSGVQLRELESESRDAKIRKAHQKQCCGGCCIIFSPLLKLVLCLSGVLSCCF; this is translated from the exons ATGAGCCAGCCAAAACCGATAATGGCTTAT CAGAGATCGAATAGAGGCGAGCAGGAGTGGAGGGTCGGGAGTATCGATAGAAACCAGATGGATATGTTGATCCAAATCCGGGGCTCTCCTGGTCAGCTCCGCGAATTGTTTCAAGGTTCACCAG GGGGTCATTATGGAACAACAAGATCAATTAGAGGAAACGATCGTTCAATCTGTGAACCTGACTATTCCAGTAACTCAG GGGTGCAATTGAGAGAACTAGAAAGCGAATCAAGGGATGCAAAGATCAGAAAAGCACACCAAAAGCAGTGTTGTGGTGGCTGTTGCATAATCTTCTCTCCGTTGTTAAAGCTAGTGCTATGCTTATCCGGGGTGTTAAGTTGCTGCTTTTAG
- the LOC133733873 gene encoding uncharacterized protein LOC133733873 isoform X2 produces MSQPKPIMAYRSNRGEQEWRVGSIDRNQMDMLIQIRGSPGQLRELFQGSPGGHYGTTRSIRGNDRSICEPDYSSNSGVQLRELESESRDAKIRKAHQKQCCGGCCIIFSPLLKLVLCLSGVLSCCF; encoded by the exons ATGAGCCAGCCAAAACCGATAATGGCTTAT AGATCGAATAGAGGCGAGCAGGAGTGGAGGGTCGGGAGTATCGATAGAAACCAGATGGATATGTTGATCCAAATCCGGGGCTCTCCTGGTCAGCTCCGCGAATTGTTTCAAGGTTCACCAG GGGGTCATTATGGAACAACAAGATCAATTAGAGGAAACGATCGTTCAATCTGTGAACCTGACTATTCCAGTAACTCAG GGGTGCAATTGAGAGAACTAGAAAGCGAATCAAGGGATGCAAAGATCAGAAAAGCACACCAAAAGCAGTGTTGTGGTGGCTGTTGCATAATCTTCTCTCCGTTGTTAAAGCTAGTGCTATGCTTATCCGGGGTGTTAAGTTGCTGCTTTTAG
- the LOC133733873 gene encoding uncharacterized protein LOC133733873 isoform X3: MSQPKPIMAYQRSNRGEQEWRVGSIDRNQMDMLIQIRGSPGQLRELFQGSPGGHYGTTRSIRGNDRSICEPDYSSNSGKKEGLMEKKKRFLPYWFYSLDCVVIYEFPGCN, translated from the exons ATGAGCCAGCCAAAACCGATAATGGCTTAT CAGAGATCGAATAGAGGCGAGCAGGAGTGGAGGGTCGGGAGTATCGATAGAAACCAGATGGATATGTTGATCCAAATCCGGGGCTCTCCTGGTCAGCTCCGCGAATTGTTTCAAGGTTCACCAG GGGGTCATTATGGAACAACAAGATCAATTAGAGGAAACGATCGTTCAATCTGTGAACCTGACTATTCCAGTAACTCAG GGAAGAAAGAAGGActgatggagaagaagaagaggttctTGCCTTATTGGTTCTATTCACTGGATTGTGTAGTGATATATGAGTTTCCG GGGTGCAATTGA
- the LOC133733873 gene encoding uncharacterized protein LOC133733873 isoform X4 translates to MSQPKPIMAYQRSNRGEQEWRVGSIDRNQMDMLIQIRGSPGQLRELFQGSPGGHYGTTRSIRGNDRSICEPDYSSNSAMGCREERRTDGEEEEVLALLVLFTGLCSDI, encoded by the exons ATGAGCCAGCCAAAACCGATAATGGCTTAT CAGAGATCGAATAGAGGCGAGCAGGAGTGGAGGGTCGGGAGTATCGATAGAAACCAGATGGATATGTTGATCCAAATCCGGGGCTCTCCTGGTCAGCTCCGCGAATTGTTTCAAGGTTCACCAG GGGGTCATTATGGAACAACAAGATCAATTAGAGGAAACGATCGTTCAATCTGTGAACCTGACTATTCCAGTAACTCAG CTATGGGTTGTAGGGAAGAAAGAAGGActgatggagaagaagaagaggttctTGCCTTATTGGTTCTATTCACTGGATTGTGTAGTGATATATGA